CCTTTAAGCGAGCCCGAAGAAAATAAAAAATGGCCTCAATTATCCAGTTTACAAATGAACTAGCAAACTAAGATGCTACTAAACAAAATATCAATAATGAAGTAAAATTAAGATTATTAGAGGGTTGTAAAAATGCCGAATGCCGTTCGCTCGGAACCTCAGCTTAAAAACAGAAACCGTTGTAATTCAATACATTACAACGATTTTGCTTTTTAAGGTACAAGAAATATTTAATTCTTACCTCTCCTCAGCAGGTACAGGCGCATAATAACGCCTTCTTTCATTTTTCTTATTGATAGGATTTGCATCCAAAACCCACATCCCTCTTCCGTGTGTTGCAATAATAATCATATTATCGCGAGGATGAACTTTTAAATCGTGGACATAAGCAAAAGGCAAATCGCCTAAAATGGAATAAGTCTTTCCCTTATCTTTTGAAATATAAACACCGGAATCTGTTCCTACATAAAGAATATTTTCATCCACTGGATCTTCTCTAATAACATTGATTGGTCCCAATGGAATATTACCGGAAATATCTTCCCAGGTATTTCCAAAATCTGTCGATTTCCAGATATAAACCTGAAAATCATCGTCTCTACGACCTGTTTGCGTCATATAAACCGTAGCCATATCGTATTTAGAAGCAACTAAACGCGACACCCAACGCTTTGGAATTTTCTTATCGTTTAATTCAACCCAATTTTTTCCACCGTCTTTAGTGCGCCAAAATCTTCCGTCATCCGTTCCAGCATAAAGCAAACCAAAGCGTAAAGGCGACTCATCAAAGGCAGAAATTGTCTGATAACTAATATCGCCAAACTTATTGGGATTATTGAAAGTTAAATCAGGACTAATTTGCTCCCATGTACTTCCCCTATCTTTAGATTGCAAAACGTATTGCATACAATGGTAAATAATATCAGGATTATGCGTAGAAAGTAAAGTAGGAGAAACCCACTGTCCGCGCATTTTTTGTTCTTTTGGAAAAGGTTTTGGCAATAACATATCAAGATTTTCCCAGCTAAAATTATCAATAGTACTTTTTGCTAAATTGCCATAAAAAATACTTCCATAAATGGTATTGTTATCACGAGGATCGATAGCGTGTGAACAGCCCTCCGCTCCTACTGTTGGCTTAAATTCAACGGCAGGAATTCTATCTCTACCTCTCGTTAAATCTACCTCTCCAATAAAACTATGATGATCTTGAATAGAACCTACAATTCTAAAATTCTCCGAAAAATCGTAAGAAATATTATAAAACTGAGCAAGCGGAAGTTCTTCTATCGGGCTACGCCAATTATCGCCTTTATCGTAAGAAATAGCCAAACCGCCATCCTGAACATTAAGTAAATAGCTTGGATTATTTGGATCTATCCACAGACCATGATGATCCATATGCATATCGCGAATAGCAGTAAATGTTTTTCCTCCGTCGGTAGATTTATTTAAAAACAAACCCATAGTCCAAATGGTATTTGGGTCTTTTGGATCGACACGAATTTGTCCAAATACCCAACCATATGTTCCCGAATGACGCATCATATACTTTTTAGTATCCTCATCCAACCCACTAACTTTTTCCCAGCTTTCTCCTGCATCATTGCTACGATAAACCGTTGCTCCTTTAATTTCATCTTTTTTCTGGCGACCGTAAGCGTCTAAATCGCCTTTTTCGGCTTGTTTACCAATTTCATAATTATCAAGCAAAAGATAAAGCACATTGGGTTGAGATTTACATAAATCGATACCAATTCTTCCTCGATGATTAGCAGATGGTAAGCCGGTATTTATTTCTTTCCAGTTTTTTCCTCCATCAACAGATTTCCAAACGCCATTATGCTTTGTATCATTATAGGTTCGTGGATCACCCCATTTTAAGCGTGTACGCTCCCAAGAAGTAGCATAAAGAATATTTGGATTGCTGGGATGCATCACAAAATCACTTATTCCTGTTTTTTCATTGATATAAAGAATCTTCTTCCACGATTTTCCACCATCCGTAGTTTTAAAAAGTCCTCGGTCTTTATTAGGTGTCCATTCGTGACCCGTTGCTGCAACATAAACCACATCGGAATTGGAATAATCTACTACCACTCTGGCAATAGTGTGAGTATTTTCCAAACCCATCTGTTTCCAGCTTTTTCCACCATCTTGAGTTTTAAAAACACCGGCACCGGCATTAGAAGAACGAAAAATATTAGCTTCGCCAGTTCCAACCCAAACCACATCAGGATTTTGTGAATCTATCCCAATATCACCAATGGAAGCCGTAGGCATTTCGTCAAATACCGATTCAAAAGTTACTCCCTCATTTATCGATTTCCAAACTCCACCCGTAGCAGAACCTACCCAAATTGTATAATTATCTCCACGAGGAGAAACACCTTCTACATCGGTACAACGCCCACTAATATTAGTAGGTCCAACATATTGCCAATGTAACTTAGTAAATGAGGTGTCGCTCTTTAAAGCCATTTGTTTTTCAAACATTCCAAGACGCTTTTCGCCTTTTAGTAGTGGCTTTTTTTGAGCTTGAACAAATACGACAAGAGATAAAATACTTATAATTAAACTCGACTTAAGTGTAACAGAAAAATTCATAGGATTTTTTTTACTTGATTAATAAAAAAGGTTTTGTTTGTGTTTTACTAATTTCCTACTAAAGTAATAAAATTACATCTCAAGACTAATTCTAAAATGAAATTATTATCAAAATAATAGTGGGTTTAATAAATACAAAATATAAAAAACCTATCCTAATTTTGTATCAAGACCAAAACTTGGGTCACAGTAATTTTCGAATAAAAATTTATCCATCTAAATAAAAAGATTTAATATGCTTTAATCACTTAAAATCTTTTCTATTATTCATAAATGAATTAGATTATAGCTCCAAAGGAGCTAAATATTTGTAACCCAGTATAAGCGTAGCGCAATGCTGGGTTAATAGATATATCATCTTTGTCGCCGATGGAGTATATTCTACTGAAAGATTATTTTTCTTCTCGGCGAAATGAAACAGAGGATTTTGTAATAATTCACTACAGGATAAATGCTAAATTCCGCTGAAGGGCGTATTTCATTTGGTGCTAAATTATCTGTCAGCGGTAAATAATTTTAACCTTGTACCCCGCCTTCGTACGGGACTATAATATTATGCACCTACGGTGCAAAGACCATTTGATAATCTAACTTAAAGAGTTTAGAAAAGCTTTTGAATAATATTATTCAGTATTAACTTATTATCTTAACCCAAGTTTTAAACCTGATCCTTTTAAAATGGATTCATAATGTTGCTCGAATGTTCTTTTAATTATTTCAAATGCTTTAAATCCGCTTAATCTATATCATTTTTTGTCGTAGGTAAAATACTCAGGTAAAAATTCAGGAGAAAGTTCCAAAATATTTTTTTACCTAAAATATAAAATTATACATTACCCCACAACTTTTTACTTTGACCCCTAATCTTCAGGATATAATCCTACACATCCGGTAAATACGGTAATAATCAATAAGAAATAGAAAAAAAACTGACAGTTTATTTTTACCTAAAACTGTCTAAATAAGCCCAAATCTTTTAAATTAAAATTCTCGATATACTTAAATTTCTCATGATTTTCTGCCAAAGCAAATTGGCTAAAAATATCAGCTGATTTTTTATAAGTATCGCTACGATTGGCATCACTCAAGAGCAAGTATCCAATAATGATATTACCTGCCATCTCAACCAAACGACGAGCATGAAAATCAAATAGTTCATTGTCTTTCTCACGCTGAACAAAATTTACTGCTTTCTCGTATTGATCGGTCATTATAATTAAACGCCTTCTGATAAAATCAAATTCAGGCTTAATGCTTTGCGCTTCATACTCACGTATATAATTCATATAAGCACCATTTCCAACGCCACGCATAGCCGCAACCACTTGCAATTGAGAAGTTCCCTCGTAGATGGTTGTAATTCTGGCATCACGATAAATACGTTCGATAGGGAAATCTTTCATAAATCCTGTTCCGCCATGAACTTGCAAAGCATCGTAGGCAATTTCGTTGCTGTATTCACTGGCGACTAACTTTAAAAGTGGAGTAAACATATCCGCTTTCTTGGTATGGTATTTCATATCCTTACGCTCTTCTATTTCGAGTTTTCTATCTTCTTGAATAAAGTTATAGGATTTATAAACATCAACCAAACGAGCAGTCTCATACAGCAATGAACGGATAGCATCTACTTTCACTTTCATTTTAGTAATCATCTCATAAACAGCAGGATATTGAATAATAGCTTTCCCAAATTGCTCTCTTTCCTGAGCATATTTTAAAGCTTCGCGATAAGCAGCTTCTGCAATACCAACACTTTGAGCTCCAACACCTAAACGAGCAGAATTCATTAAAGACATTACGTATTTAATAAGTCCTAATCTTCTATCTCCTACTAATTTTGCCGGAGCATTCTTAAATACTAGCTCACAGGTTGGAGAGCCTTTGATTCCCATTTTATTTTCGATACGACGAACAGTCATTCGTTTTTCGCCTCTATCGTAAACAAAAAGAGAAAGACCGCGACCATCAGAAGTACCTTCCTCTGAACGAGCTAAAACCAAAGAAATATCTGCATCTCCGTTGGTAATAAATCGTTTAACCCCATTCAAATACCATTGGTCTTCTTTTTCGTTATAAGTAGCTTTAAGCTGAACGGCTTGTAAATCAGATCCTGCATCGGGTTCTGTTAAATCCATAGCTGCTGTTGCACCTTTTTCAAAACGAGGTAAGAACTCATCTTTTATTTCCTCAGAACCAAACTCATGGAGAGTTTCGGCACAATCTTGTAAACCCCAAATATTTGCAAATCCGGCATCGGCACGCGATACAATTTCGGCAGCCATAACATAGGGTACTATAGAAAAATTAAGTCCACCATATTTACGAGGCAAAGAAAGTCCGATCAGGCCTGCATCCACAAGAGCTTGATAGTTCTCATCGGTACCTTTTGCATAATGAACTTTATTATCTACCAATGTTGGACCATCGTGATCGACATCTTCGGCATTTGGAGCAATAATATCACCACAAATCTCACCAACAACATCCATTACCTTTTCATAACTATCCATAGTATCCTCAAAATCGAGAGGGGCATAGTCAAATTCATCTTTATCAATATAGTTTTTTTCTTTCAGCTTCACCAATTTCTCCATACTCGGATGATCAAGATGAAATTTCAAGTCTGTATTATCTGTATAAAAATTAGCCATTTTATTTCGAGTTTTCTTTATAATACTTAATCATCTTTGGAATTACTTCTTCTACGCTTCCCGTTATTGTATAATCAGCAATTTGATTAATGGGTGCTTGAGGATCCGTATTTATTGAAATAATTTTTGATGATTCGTCCATTCCTGCACTATGCTGAACCGCTCCAGATATACCACAAGCGATATATAATTTTGGACGAACGGTAACACCTGTTTGTCCAATCTGACGCTCGTGCGGAGCAAATCCTGCATCAACTGCTGCACGCGAAGCTCCAACTTCACCGCCCAATAAATCAGCTAAATCTGTAAGCAACTGGAAATTTTCCTTACTTCCAACACCATAACCACCGGATACAATTATTTGTGAGTTTTTAATATTTACTTTTTGTTTCTCGATATGGCGATCGATAATCTGGACAGCAAAATCCAATTCGTCGAAAACATTGTTTAAATCAATAGGAAAAATTTCTCCTTTATAATCTGCTGACTTAATCTCCTTTTTCATCACACCTTCGCGTACAGTTGCAATTTGAGGACGTGTTTCAGGATTAATAATGGTTGCAATAATATTTCCACCAAAAGCAGGACGAATTTGGTATAAAAGATTTTTATATACTTTTTTCTGTTTTTTATCTTCGTGATCGCCAATAATCAAACTGGTACAATCGGCTGTTAATCCACATTTTAAAGCTGAAGCAATACGTGGGCCGATATCTCTTCCGATAGAACTTGCCCCAAATAATACAATCTCGGGTTTTTGTTCTTTAAATAGCTTTATTAGCAGTTTAGCATGAGGACCGGTAGTATAAGGAAAAAGCTTTTTATCATCAGCAATATGGATAAAATCTACTCCATACGGAAATATTTCTTTTTCAATACCTTTTAAATTAGCACCAATCACAACAGCTTCCAGTTTAACATTCAGCTCATCGGCTAAAGAACGCCCTTTGGTAAGAAGCTCAAGGCTTACATCAGCAACATGGCCTTCCTCTGTAATTTCGCAATAAACAAATATATTATTCACTTTCTTAGTTTTTAAATTTGTAATAAATGCTTAACCAATAATATGGCTGTCGAGCAATTCTTTCATCAAATCATTGATTTCTTCGTCGCTAGTTCCCAGCACTTTAGAATCTTTAGACTGAAAAACAACGTTCTGAATAGCCTTTACTTTGGTTGGGGAACCTGATAATCCAAGAGCCTCAACATCTGCATTAATATCATCAACCGTCCATTCTTCAATATTCAAATAAGGACGCTCATTGTACAAATGAGTATAATCCTTAGTTTCGTTTTGAAGCTCTGTTACCGTCTTGGCATGTTTATATTTCATTAAGCGTTTTGCTTTTCTTGGACGACAATCTGCTGCCGAACCGTGAACCGTAACAGCCAAAGGAAAAGCGGCTTTAACAGTTTCTACTCCACGCTCCAAACGGCGCTTTATTGTGATCTCTTTATCATTAATATCTACCAATTCTTCAGCATAAGTAACTTGAGGAATCCCTAATTTCTCAGCAGTTTGCGGACCAACTTGAGCTGTATCTCCATCAATAGCCTGACGTCCGGCTACTAAAAGGTCAAAAGGCGCTAACTTTTTAACTGCTAATGATATAGCATAAGAAGTAGCCAAAGTATCGCTACCTGCAAATTTACGATCTGTTATAAGAAATCCTCTATCAGCACCTCTATACATAGATTCGCGGATAATTTCAGCAGCACGAAAAGGACCCATAGTAAGAACTATAACTTCTGCATCTTTCATCTTATCTTTCACACGAAGGGCAAATTCTAAAGCATTAAGGTCTTCGGGATTGTAAATAGCCGGAAGTGCAGCTCTATTTACCGTACCATCAGCTTTCATAGCATCTTTACCAACATTTCGTGTATCAGGAACCTGTTTGGCAAGAACAATAATTTTAAAACTCATTCGCTATAGTATTAATTTTTAGTTATTTAAGTTTTCGAATAATCAATATACAAATTCTAAACTATTATTAGATATTTTCGAAATGGTGACAAAAATAGAAATAAAGGGCAAACCCACAAAATTTAGGCTATCAAATAAAATAAAATTTATTACCAATAGACTGAGATTACACTTCAATACCTATTAAAGTCACATCATCAATTTGCTCCTCCTCGCCTCTCCAATCGGTAAATGCTTTCTCCAACAATGCTTTACTTTCTTTCAAAGAAGTAGAACGATGCTCCAATAACATTCGTTTAAAAGCAGGCGATTTGAATTTTTTACCTTTTGGGCCGCCAAACTGATCAATGTAACCATCAGAGAAAATATAGATTCTGTCGCCCTTTTCAAGTTGAATATTAAATACTTCAAAATCATCCATTTTATCGTAAATAGCTATTGGCATTTTATCTCCTTTAATTTCAAAAAGCTGATTATCAGAAGTCTTAACTCTATCGTGATCAAGATCAGGATAAGCTCCACTCTGCTTACGAATAAGATAAAGTGGATTATTTGCTCCTGCAAACTGCAACTCTAAGGTATCAAGATTTATACTCACCATAGACATATCCATACCATCTTTTGATTCGGCATCTTTCTGGTCTTGGCCTAAAGCAGTGATTACTGCTGTACGGAGATGATTCATAATATGAGCGGGATTTGTTGTACGTTCTCTCTCTACTATTTCTTTTAAAAACGAAATCCCCAACATGCTCATAAAAGCTCCGGGAACGCCGTGACCGGTACAATCTACTTCGGCTATTATCAGATGCCGATCGAACTGCACCATCCAGTAAAAATCACCACTAACAATATCGCGAGGCTTAAAAAGCACAAAATAATCATTCAAATATTTTTCAAAAGCCTTATTAGGTGGAAGTAAAGATTTTTGTATACGCTCGGCATAATAAATACTATCTGTAATTTGTTGTTTTTGTGCTTCGATATGATCGCGTTGTTGCTCCGCAATATTCATTTGAGCAACAACCTTTTTATTTGCTTCCTCTAAATCGCGAGTACGTTCTTTTACAATTTTCTCTAATTGCTTTTTCTGCTGTTCAATTCTCCTAACATTTATTTTATAAATAAAATATAGAAACAAAACAATGGAAATGAAGGCTAGTATTCTAAAACTCCACGTTTGCCAAAACGGCTTCGAGATACTAAACTTATAGCCTGCCGTATAGCTCCAAATATCGTCTTTTCCTTTTGCACGATAGACAAACTCATACGATCCAGGTCTCAAATTATTATAATAAACAATATGATCTTTATTCGTTCTAAAATAAGTTTGTGTTGAATTTTCATTACGCAAATAATGTTCATAAATAACCGACTTCTCATCAGAATAGAATAATCCGGAGAGTTCAAAAGCAATATTATTCTGATTGTATTTGAATTCATTTTGATTTTTAAAATCGATAGTAGAATCGTTAATTTTCACATTCTCCAAATAACATTTTGGCGATGACTTAGCCTCAACACTTCCTCTTAGATTAAAGTTAGATAAGCCGTGATAAGTAGCAATCCATAATAAGCCTTTTGTGTCTAAATAAAGCCCGTTCTGAACAACTTCATTACCACTAAGACCTTCTTTAGCAGTGATTTTAAATACAGTTTTAAGGTCTTCTTTATTAAAATAATACACTCCAAAATTAGTTCCAATCCATATATGATTTCTGTTTCGAGAGGGAATAATAGATTTAACAATTAAATTTTTACCAAGAGGAGTAATTTTTAAAGAATCGTTATTTATCAGTAATAGTCCTTCTGAAGATCCAATCCATAAAGAATTATCAATACTACTTATGGCCGACAAAGCATATGGAAAATGCTGTTGCTCCACAAATTTAGCACCATCGAAGCTCACAATAGCATTTCCATTTACACCCAAAATTTTACCTTGGTGTTCTGTAAGATTAAGAAGATTTGTTGTATTCTCATTCTGAAGGATTTTGAATAAGCCTTTATAATTTTTAAAATAATAAACCAATCCTAATCTATTACTTAAAACAAATAATTCTCCTTTTGAAGAAAAGAAAGCATCACTTAATCCTTTAAGCGACACTTTATTCGCATAAACTATTTTAAGCGTTTTAGCATTTATTTCAAAAATTCCTTTATCGTGAAGCAGTAGGACATTGTTATTTGGTAAAAGTCGAAGTATACCATGCCCTAAATCCAAACCCATTTTTTTAGAAATATTTTGCAGCTTTCCGGTTTCTACGTTATAGCGATAAATCCATTTATTAGATGAAACCCAAACATTACCCAATGGATCGTGTAAAACAGAAGCAATAGAAGAATTTAATTCTTCAGGAAAAAGATTCCTAATATTTTTATTATTGATAATTCTCTGTAAACCACCGGAATAGCCAATCCACAAATTCCCTTCAGTATCTTCTGTATAGGATAGAATAAAGTTATTCAATAAATCATCGCCGGAAGAATACTGAATAGCAGGCTGTTGCGGAGATATTACCTGATAAAGATGTGTGCTGTTTTTCAACCAAATAGAACCACTTTTACTTTGCGAAATTCCATTGATAGGTGTTTTAGGCATCTTCAATTGTTTGTTTAAAACAACCGGAGATTTTCCTTTTATCAAATCTGAAATACTCAAATAAAACAAGCCTCCCGGACTTGAAAACCAAAGAACATTACTTCTATCGACAAAGACAGAATAAACCTCTCCGATAAATATTCTTTTATTTCTCTTTTGTCCCTTCTCAACCAAATACAAGCCTTGTTTTGAGGCTATAAAAGTACGTTTTGAAGCGGTGTCTTGACACATCCCCGTGATACTACCCACCGATTGTATATCAATTAAATCATTTACTTGCCTTATTTTATTTGCTTCGAGTATATACAAACCTTTGTCGCTAACCAACCACTTTGTATTTTCCTTATCAATATATATATGATTAATTGCAAAGTTTGTAGGGTAATTAACAATCTTCCCGTCTTTTAACACACAAGAAACACCTTTCTCCGTAGCTATATATAAATTTCCATTTTTATCTTCTGTAATATGATTTGTAGTATTATGAACTAATCCATTTCCGGTATTTAGCTGCTCCATAATTCTACCATTATAGCGTACCACACCCGACAAAGTCCCAAACCACAAATAGCCTTTAGAATCCTGAAAAATAGTTGTAACATCTTCCTGCGGCAATCCTTCGTCAACACCAACCATAATATGCGGTAAAGTTCCCGGCTGAGAAGATTCATAATAATTTTTAAGGAAGTCTTCTATAGTATTAAAAGAAGCTCCTCGGGCAATTTTACCAAGAGTATTTAAAAGACCGTTATTCGATGACTCTTCAATAAACTGCTCGACAGCTTTAGTTAGATTAGGTTGATCTTTTCGTGTTGCCCAATTTACTTTTAATTTCCCTAAAGAAACTTTTGATTCTAAATCGGGATATAAAAACGCATTGAAAATTACTGTATAATCAGCACGATCATTACGTACATTTTTCACTAAATCGTTTGAGCTGGAAATAATTAAGTTTGTTATTCCATTATTGTGTAAAAGCTCTTCGTACATTGTATTACGCGCTGTAACACCGGTAAAATAATTCAAATCGTTTATCGATTTAATATCCTTATCAGGCTTAGCCAAAACAGCATAATCAGATTCATAGATAGGCAACATATTTATTTTACGTTCTCGCCAATCTAGTGCAGCAAAAATATCAACCGCAATATCAAAATAATTAAAAATTTCCGGAGTATATGATGAGTCTTTAGTTATCAGGTTATTCTCATCTTTCCAGTAAGTATTAAAATCGCTAACTACAACATATTCCATTTTAACACCAAGATATTCGGCAAATTCTTCTGCCAAAATATGCATAAACTGTTTTGTACCATTTTGATGAAAAACAAAATCACGCTCGCGCAAGGCAACCACAAGTTTCTTTGAGGACAAAATCTCATCTAAATCGCGATGATAAACTTGAATTGGGGTATGAGGAATTAAATGCTCTGCAAAACGAGAATACGTTTCTGAATACTTTTCATTATATAAATTGTCTAAAAAGCCATTATTTTCAATAGCTTTAAAAAAGGCCTCAACTTGTTGACTTAAAAGATTTCCCTTTTCGACAGCCCAAACAGTTTTAGCTACTTTATTTATCGGAAAAGTTAAAACAAACTCTTTATTATTTAATTTGTTGAACGAAAGAGCATCTTCAGCATCTAAAATAATTCCATCTACTTTTCCATCGATTAAAAATTGCTTAGACGTATTTCCGTCTGGCGTTTTTACAAACTCAATCCCACCTCCTATTTTGGCATCTATAATTTCTAAACTATGAACAAAACTTGTCCCGTCCATCAAACCTATTTTCATTCCTTTCATCTGATAAATATCGATAGGAATTTTTTCCAGGTCTTTTCTAACAACCAACATTTCGGCCGACAATAGTGTTTTGGCAAAATCGAAAAGTCTTTTTCGCCAAGCTAAAGGCGAAATAGTACTACAATAAATATCTACCTCTTTAAAAGCATCAGGAGTGTAGCTAATTGCGGAATTAGTTTCTAAATCTTTTGGCCGAACGCCATTATTCTGAAACAGCTTATCCCATCCAACAACTACTTCAACCAATTCCAAATCCATAAATTGGGCAAATTCATATGCTAAGGTATAGTTTACGGTTCCTAAGTCCGTTTCATCGAATCCAACATACAGCTTCCCGCTTTGCAGTATCTTGTCTAAATCGCGTGCTACTGAACCAAATGGCAAAAAGACTATAAATAAAATTATAAATTTTAATACCCTCATACAGGAAAAATTAGAAATAAGAATCTTATATATTACAAAGCTCTAAATTACAGATTTTAAGCTTGACGAAAAAATCATTTCGAGAAAACATCAAAATTATCCTATTTCTTTTCGTTCACAGCAATAGCAGTACACTTTCTTTCTAGATGCTCTCTTTCGTACAAATTAGGTATTTCCAAAAGCAAAGCTTTTTGATAGGATTGGTATGCACTATCAATTTGCCCAAAATTTACATAGTAATCGCCTATTAATTCCCAAGTATAAAAAAAGTTGGGATTAACTCCTGTAAATGATTCTAACACTTCTGAATTTACTGTTGAATTCTTTTCAATTGCGAACTCAATCTTCTTTCTTAATTTTTTATAGCTTAAGAATGATTTATAAGTAGTTGAT
This window of the Bacteroidales bacterium genome carries:
- a CDS encoding acyl-CoA dehydrogenase family protein, yielding MANFYTDNTDLKFHLDHPSMEKLVKLKEKNYIDKDEFDYAPLDFEDTMDSYEKVMDVVGEICGDIIAPNAEDVDHDGPTLVDNKVHYAKGTDENYQALVDAGLIGLSLPRKYGGLNFSIVPYVMAAEIVSRADAGFANIWGLQDCAETLHEFGSEEIKDEFLPRFEKGATAAMDLTEPDAGSDLQAVQLKATYNEKEDQWYLNGVKRFITNGDADISLVLARSEEGTSDGRGLSLFVYDRGEKRMTVRRIENKMGIKGSPTCELVFKNAPAKLVGDRRLGLIKYVMSLMNSARLGVGAQSVGIAEAAYREALKYAQEREQFGKAIIQYPAVYEMITKMKVKVDAIRSLLYETARLVDVYKSYNFIQEDRKLEIEERKDMKYHTKKADMFTPLLKLVASEYSNEIAYDALQVHGGTGFMKDFPIERIYRDARITTIYEGTSQLQVVAAMRGVGNGAYMNYIREYEAQSIKPEFDFIRRRLIIMTDQYEKAVNFVQREKDNELFDFHARRLVEMAGNIIIGYLLLSDANRSDTYKKSADIFSQFALAENHEKFKYIENFNLKDLGLFRQF
- a CDS encoding electron transfer flavoprotein subunit beta/FixA family protein encodes the protein MSFKIIVLAKQVPDTRNVGKDAMKADGTVNRAALPAIYNPEDLNALEFALRVKDKMKDAEVIVLTMGPFRAAEIIRESMYRGADRGFLITDRKFAGSDTLATSYAISLAVKKLAPFDLLVAGRQAIDGDTAQVGPQTAEKLGIPQVTYAEELVDINDKEITIKRRLERGVETVKAAFPLAVTVHGSAADCRPRKAKRLMKYKHAKTVTELQNETKDYTHLYNERPYLNIEEWTVDDINADVEALGLSGSPTKVKAIQNVVFQSKDSKVLGTSDEEINDLMKELLDSHIIG
- a CDS encoding electron transfer flavoprotein subunit alpha/FixB family protein, yielding MNNIFVYCEITEEGHVADVSLELLTKGRSLADELNVKLEAVVIGANLKGIEKEIFPYGVDFIHIADDKKLFPYTTGPHAKLLIKLFKEQKPEIVLFGASSIGRDIGPRIASALKCGLTADCTSLIIGDHEDKKQKKVYKNLLYQIRPAFGGNIIATIINPETRPQIATVREGVMKKEIKSADYKGEIFPIDLNNVFDELDFAVQIIDRHIEKQKVNIKNSQIIVSGGYGVGSKENFQLLTDLADLLGGEVGASRAAVDAGFAPHERQIGQTGVTVRPKLYIACGISGAVQHSAGMDESSKIISINTDPQAPINQIADYTITGSVEEVIPKMIKYYKENSK
- a CDS encoding SpoIIE family protein phosphatase, encoding MRVLKFIILFIVFLPFGSVARDLDKILQSGKLYVGFDETDLGTVNYTLAYEFAQFMDLELVEVVVGWDKLFQNNGVRPKDLETNSAISYTPDAFKEVDIYCSTISPLAWRKRLFDFAKTLLSAEMLVVRKDLEKIPIDIYQMKGMKIGLMDGTSFVHSLEIIDAKIGGGIEFVKTPDGNTSKQFLIDGKVDGIILDAEDALSFNKLNNKEFVLTFPINKVAKTVWAVEKGNLLSQQVEAFFKAIENNGFLDNLYNEKYSETYSRFAEHLIPHTPIQVYHRDLDEILSSKKLVVALRERDFVFHQNGTKQFMHILAEEFAEYLGVKMEYVVVSDFNTYWKDENNLITKDSSYTPEIFNYFDIAVDIFAALDWRERKINMLPIYESDYAVLAKPDKDIKSINDLNYFTGVTARNTMYEELLHNNGITNLIISSSNDLVKNVRNDRADYTVIFNAFLYPDLESKVSLGKLKVNWATRKDQPNLTKAVEQFIEESSNNGLLNTLGKIARGASFNTIEDFLKNYYESSQPGTLPHIMVGVDEGLPQEDVTTIFQDSKGYLWFGTLSGVVRYNGRIMEQLNTGNGLVHNTTNHITEDKNGNLYIATEKGVSCVLKDGKIVNYPTNFAINHIYIDKENTKWLVSDKGLYILEANKIRQVNDLIDIQSVGSITGMCQDTASKRTFIASKQGLYLVEKGQKRNKRIFIGEVYSVFVDRSNVLWFSSPGGLFYLSISDLIKGKSPVVLNKQLKMPKTPINGISQSKSGSIWLKNSTHLYQVISPQQPAIQYSSGDDLLNNFILSYTEDTEGNLWIGYSGGLQRIINNKNIRNLFPEELNSSIASVLHDPLGNVWVSSNKWIYRYNVETGKLQNISKKMGLDLGHGILRLLPNNNVLLLHDKGIFEINAKTLKIVYANKVSLKGLSDAFFSSKGELFVLSNRLGLVYYFKNYKGLFKILQNENTTNLLNLTEHQGKILGVNGNAIVSFDGAKFVEQQHFPYALSAISSIDNSLWIGSSEGLLLINNDSLKITPLGKNLIVKSIIPSRNRNHIWIGTNFGVYYFNKEDLKTVFKITAKEGLSGNEVVQNGLYLDTKGLLWIATYHGLSNFNLRGSVEAKSSPKCYLENVKINDSTIDFKNQNEFKYNQNNIAFELSGLFYSDEKSVIYEHYLRNENSTQTYFRTNKDHIVYYNNLRPGSYEFVYRAKGKDDIWSYTAGYKFSISKPFWQTWSFRILAFISIVLFLYFIYKINVRRIEQQKKQLEKIVKERTRDLEEANKKVVAQMNIAEQQRDHIEAQKQQITDSIYYAERIQKSLLPPNKAFEKYLNDYFVLFKPRDIVSGDFYWMVQFDRHLIIAEVDCTGHGVPGAFMSMLGISFLKEIVERERTTNPAHIMNHLRTAVITALGQDQKDAESKDGMDMSMVSINLDTLELQFAGANNPLYLIRKQSGAYPDLDHDRVKTSDNQLFEIKGDKMPIAIYDKMDDFEVFNIQLEKGDRIYIFSDGYIDQFGGPKGKKFKSPAFKRMLLEHRSTSLKESKALLEKAFTDWRGEEEQIDDVTLIGIEV